From Phyllopteryx taeniolatus isolate TA_2022b chromosome 18, UOR_Ptae_1.2, whole genome shotgun sequence, the proteins below share one genomic window:
- the clic5b gene encoding chloride intracellular channel protein 5b gives MEVTVDDIMVHVSAEQEHASPDYMDIRDGDKRSRSSSSSSSSSSSSNREDEEKAREKTEEEEAAEELMEMKAAVQEAKAEEAIGASRRSSSSSSSSSPEEDNAEDGMLMAYKHQKSDSKEDEAVNYAIKTLENVTLDPSALAPVEPGHPEVSLFVKAGSDGESIGNCPFSQRLFMILWLKGVVFNVTTVDLKRKPADLNNLAPGTHPPFLTYDGDVKTDINKIEEFLEEMLAPPKYPKLAAKQRESNTAGNDIFAKFSAFIKNTKMDANDALENALTRALKKLDDYLNSPLPDEIDANSAEEEKASRRNFLDGNQLTLADCNLLPKLHIVKVVAKKYRNYDIPSDMTAIWRYLKNAAARDEFNNTCAADSEIEMAYKDVAKRLAK, from the exons ATGGAAGTGACCGTGGATGACATCATGGTCCACGTCTCAGCCGAGCAGGAGCACGCCTCGCCCGACTACATGGACATCAGGGACGGGGACAAACGCAgccgctcctcttcctcctcatcttcatcctcatcctcatccaaCCGTGAGGACGAGGAGAAAGCCCGAGAGaagacggaggaggaggaggcggccgAGGAGCTGATGGAGATGAAGGCTGCCGTCCAGGAGGCCAAAGCGGAGGAGGCGATCGGCGCATCCAGAcgctcctcatcctcctcctcttcgtcctcccCGGAGGAGGACAACGCCGAGGACGGGATGCTGATGGCCTACAAGCACCAAAAGTCTGACTCCAAAGAGGACGAGGCGGTGAACTACGCCATCAAGACTCTGGAAAACGTCACCCTGGACCCGAGTGCCCTCGCGCCGGTCGAGCCCGGTCATCCCGAGGTCTCGCTATTTGTCAAG GCGGGCAGCGACGGCGAGAGTATTGGCAACTGTCCGTTTTCTCAGCGCCTCTTCATGATCTTGTGGCTCAAAGGCGTCGTCTTCAACGTCACCACCGTGGACCTCAAGAG GAAGCCGGCGGACCTCAACAACCTGGCGCCCGGCACCCATCCGCCGTTCCTCACCTACGACGGAGACGTCAAGACGGACATCAACAAGATCGAAGAGTTCCTCGAGGAAATGCTGGCGCCGCCCAA GTATCCCAAACTGGCAGCCAAGCAGAGAGAGTCCAACACGGCCGGCAACGACATCTTCGCAAAGTTCTCCGCCTTCATCAAGAACACCAAAATGGACGCCAACGACG CCCTGGAAAACGCGCTGACGAGGGCCCTGAAGAAGCTGGACGACTACCTGAACAGTCCGCTGCCTGACGAGATCGACGCCAACAGCGCGGAGGAGGAAAAGGCGTCCAGAAGAAACTTTCTGGACGGAAACCAGCTGACGCTGGCCGACTGCAACCTGCTGCCCAAACTGCACATCGTCAAG GTGGTGGCCAAGAAGTACCGGAACTACGACATCCCCTCGGACATGACGGCGATCTGGCGCTACCTGAAGAACGCCGCCGCCCGCGACGAGTTCAACAACACGTGCGCCGCCGACTCCGAGATCGAGATGGCCTACAAGGACGTGGCCAAGAGGCTCGCCAAGTAG